From the genome of Eublepharis macularius isolate TG4126 chromosome 12, MPM_Emac_v1.0, whole genome shotgun sequence, one region includes:
- the LOC129339087 gene encoding primary amine oxidase, lung isozyme-like, with amino-acid sequence MVQVKKYLWNNLGVPLVEPLEAKPSDNCIYSIVLQLPPKAEVLEFLDYQGREPTRQALAVVHFGNQEDPNVTEYVVGPLPKPTYHQDITVQKYGGKLPYYRRFFLRSEREEMVILLSKEYPKAQNFMYRILDYNGSNLVGVPAVPPGFKSGDRKIWIGHCQKVSGFYLHPVGLDVEVDASSLNTSEWKVLNVFYNGQYFKGMDDLERQFNQGRVKVVKVKEAPLDGGYSSLKPRVPPERPGPLQYEPRGPRYCIRNNQVTFMSWSFAFGMEVNRGPRIFDIRFEGERIVYELSVQDATALYGSNSPGAMITRYMDLSFALGKGTSTLTQGIDCPYLATYLDSHYFLDSSLPVTHKNSICIFEQNSGIPIRRHYDQLLRAFYGGVVDSVLVFRSISTMGNYDYIWDFVFHQNGAVEVIVHATGYIQTSLFFGNASDFGNRVEELLLGTMHTHNIHYKADLDTGELDLLSV; translated from the exons ATGGTACAAGTGAAGAAGTACTTGTGGAACAACTTGGGGGTGCCATTAGTAGAGCCCCTTGAAGCCAAGCCATCTGACAACTGCATCTATTCCATTGTTCTTCAGCTTCCCCCCAAAGCAGAGGTGCTGGAATTCCTGGATTACCAAGGGAGAGAGCCTACACGACAAGCTCTGGCTGTGGTCCATTTTGGAAACCAAGAGGACCCAAATGTCACTGAATATGTAGTGGGTCCTCTTCCAAAGCCAACATATCACCAAGATATCACAGTGCAGAAGTATGGAGGGAAGCTGCCATATTACCGAAGATTTTTTTTGAGAAGTGAACGAGAAGAAATGGTTATTCTCTTGAGCAAGGAATATCCTAAAGCTCAAAACTTTATGTACAGGATACTTGACTATAATGGAAGTAACCTTGTTGGAGTCCCTGCTGTGCCACCAGGTTTTAAATCAGGAGACAGGAAAATATGGATAGGTCATTGTCAGAAAGTATCTGGTTTTTATTTGCATCCAGTTGGATTGGATGTGGAGGTAGATGCTAGCAGCTTGAATACTTCTGAGTGGAAAGTGCTGAATGTGTTCTATAATGGACAGTACTTTAAGGGCATGGATGACCTTGAAAGGCAATTCAACCAGGGCCGTGTTAAAGTGGTCAAAGTAAAGGAGGCGCCTCTTGATGGGGGATACTCGTCACTGAAACCAAGAGTCCCACCTGAGCGGCCAGGCCCTTTGCAATATGAACCTCGTGGTCCACGCTACTGCATCAGGAACAACCAAGTCACCTTCATGTCTTGGAGTTTTGCCTTCGGAATGGAAGTCAACAGAGGGCCACGGATCTTCGACATTAGGTTTGAGGGTGAGCGGATTGTCTATGAGTTAAGTGTGCAAGATGCGACTGCCCTCTATGGCTCCAATAGTCCAGGGGCAATGATTACCAGGTACATGGACCTAAGCTTTGCCCTTGGGAAAGGAACTTCCACACTCACCCAGGGCATTGATTGTCCTTACTTAGCTACCTATTTGGACAGCCACTATTTCCTTGATTCTTCATTACCTGTCACACACAAAAATTCTATCTGCATCTTTGAGCAAAATTCCGGGATTCCAATACGACGCCATTATGACCAGCTACTCCGTGCATTTTATGGAGGGGTGGTTGATTCAGTTCTGGTCTTCCGATCCATTTCTACAATGGGTAACTATGACTATATCTGGGATTTTGTGTTTCATCAAAATGGAGCTGTTGAAGTTATAGTGCATGCCACTGGGTACATTCAGACTTCTTTATTCTTTGGTAACGCCTCAGATTTTGGAAACAGGGTTGAAGAGTTGTTACTGGGAACAATGCACACTCACAATATTCATTACAAAGCAGACTTGGACACTGGAG AACTGGATCTGCTGAGTGTTTGA